The Sandaracinus amylolyticus genomic interval CGGAACGAGCGCGGGTCGAATTGGATCTGCAGCGTGTCGGCGCGCTCGAGCAACGCGTCCGGGAGCGCGAAGCACCGGAAGATCTTCACGGTGTCGCCGAGCTCGATCGAGCGCTCCAGGGTTCGCCAGAACGACTCCGGGCCATCGCCCGGCAGCCCGAAGATCAGCTCGATGTCGACGTCGAGACGGCCGCGCATGCGCTTCAGCACGCGCTCGAAGCGATCGACGTCGAAGGGCCGCTGCATCCGCGCGAGCACCTCCTCGTCGAAGCTCTGGATTCCCACGCTCGCCTGCACCTGCGCGAACGTGTCGAAGAGCTCGAGGTGATGCTCCTCCAGGTGGGTCGGGTAGATGTGCCCGTGCACGATCTTGTCGCGCAGCGCGCGGACCTGTCGCTCGGCCGCCGCGAGATTTCGGAATGCGCGCGGGCTGAGGTTGAACGCGGCGTCGACGAAGAAGACGTTCGGCACGTCGGCGGCGCGCAGCCCTTCGAGGTGTCGCGCGAGGTAGTCGCTCGAGTGGACGCGATCGGCCTTCTGCTCTCCCCACTGGCAGAACGCGCAATGGATCGGACATCCGCGGAACGTCTCGATGTAGCCCGTCTTCCCGAGCGGTGCCTGACCGAGCTGGTAGGGGGACGCGTAGGCGTCGATCTCGGGGCGCTCCACGTTGCGAGTGCGACGCCAGAGGCCGCGCGCCGGGATCTCGAGGCCTCCGACGCGCTCTCGCCAGTCGGGCTCGCGATGCGCACGCACGAGGTCGCGGATCGTCTGCTCGCCTTCGCCCGGGACGATCGCGTCGAGGCGATCGCGGAGCGGCTGATACACACCGAGATCGAGCACCGAGCGGCGCGCGGCGGGCCCTCCCGCGACGATCACGACACGGGGATCGTGACGGCGCAGCCGCTCGACGAGACCGGTGAACACGTCGAGCGACCAGATGTAAGTCGAGAGTCCGACCAGCGTCGGACGGAACTCGCGCAGCGCTTCGAAGAAGGCGTCGGGATCGTCCGTGCACAGGTCGAGCAGCAACACCTCGACGTCGTGGAGCTCGGGGTCCGAGCGCAGCGAAGCGCGGAGCTTCTCGATGGCATACGAGAACGAATAGAACGTCCCGTTCGGGTCGCGCCACGGCGAGTCCACCGCGACGAGCGCGACCCTCCGCTCGGAAGAAGCCGGCGCGTTCAGCGAGGTCCGCACGACGAGAACCGTAGGATTTTCATGTCGTGAGGGTCAAGAGAGACCCGCTCCTCCGATCACCGCGCGCGGCGCTCTTCCACGGTCAGCACGATCTGATCGAAGAGGTCGTTCTCGATGTGCTCGTCACGCCACGGCACGAGACGATCGGCACGCGCGTCCCAGCGCGCGACGAGCGACGCGCACCCCGTGACCGATGGATCGATCGTGACGGACGTTCGATCCGCGCCGACGGTCGCGGACGGCGGCGCCTCGACGATGCGCATCGTGCGGCGCACCGGCAGTCCGACGTACAGCAGCGGCCGCAGCGTGCGCGAACCGTGGCGTGGATCCGGGCAGACCTCGATGTGCGCCTCGAGCAAGACGCCCCTCGAGGGCGTGCGCGGGAACTCGATCGGGCTCCGGTCGAGGGGCATCTCGAGGTCCCGCGGCGACGTGATCACGCGGCAGCGCTCGGTCTCGGCGTTCACGTCGCACAAGCGGACTCCGCGGGTTCGAACCCACGTCTCGTGCTCGCACGCGCCGAGGGCGCCCGACGCGCTCCAGTGGATGTCGTCGCAGAGCGCGGTGGCCGCGTCGTCGCGCGTGACGACGGTGAGCCCGGTGCGCTCGTCGACGAGGGCGTCGTCTCGATCCCAGAGCCCGAGCGACCACACGAGCAGGTGGCTCGGCGCGGTGATCGCGGCGCCGTAGCCGGCGCGTGTGTGGGCTGCGAGATCGCGGAGGTCGCGATAGGCGAACACGCCTTCGTGGAAGCGATCGGCGGCGACGGCGTAGAACCCCGACGACCCTGCGACGAGCACGATGACGATGGCGCCGAGCAGAGCGCCCTCACGGCGAGGCCGGCGTGACACGCGCGACATCTCGTCGACGCACCCGCCGATCAGCGGCGCGAGCAACGCGAAGTAGAACGGAAAGATTGGATGGCGAGTGACGATCGCTGCGAGGATCGTGGCGGCGCTCATCCCTGCGGCGCTGCATGCGAAGGGGCGCGCGTCGGCCCACGCGAGCACGTGCCGTCGCGCGAGTCCCATCGCGACCACCGCGACCGCAGCGATCGCGATGGCGTCGAGCCCGACCTGGTGCGCGTTGTACGCGGCAGCGTGCGGCGTCGCGATCAGCTGCTCGGCCACGAAGCCCGCGGCCACGAAGAGGACGTCGCGCGCTCGATGCCGCAGGAGGAACGGCAGCCACACCACGAACGCGAACAGTGCGGCGATGTACACGCCGAGGGCGACGCCGTACGCCGCGCCGGCGAGCGCGAGCACGAGCGGCGAGCGACGCTCGGTGCTCCCGCACACGAGCCATACGAACGGCGTCAGCGCCACGGGCGCGAGCGTCGGATGGAACGCGATGAACCCCGGCGCTGCGGCGTACGACACGACGAACGTCGCGAGCCCCGCGAGCGCGCCTGCAGCGCGATCGTGCGCACACGCCGTGACGAGTGCGGCGCCGGCGGCCTGCACGACCACGAACGCCGCGCGCATCCACTCCGGAGAGCTCGACACGCGCCACAGCGCTGCGAGCGCCCAATCCCAGAGCACCCCGCCCTCGTACGACCCGTGCGACGCGAGCACGCCGCGCGTGGGGCACTCGCCGCGCTCGGCGCATGCCTGACCGAGCGCGAAGTCCACGGTCGAGTCCGCGGTCATCCAGAGCGTCGGCCCGACCGCGAGCGCGACGAGCGCACAGCCGATGGCGAGCAGCGCCGCGTCGCGCAGCGCGTGCGGTCTTCGCGGAGACGTCCGCCATACGACCACCGCGGCGAGTGCCCACGCGACGACGGCAGCCGCGAGGTGCGCCATCGCCTGGCCGAACGCGATCGTGCCGAAGTCTCCGTATCGCACGGTCCGTGGCGTCCGTGTCCCTGCGCGAGAGGCTACACTCGCGAGCGACACGAATGCGACACGGGACAGTACTGGTGGCCGGCGGCGCCGGGTTCGTGGGGTCTCAGCTCGTCCGCGAGCTCGTCGCGGACGACGCGCGCGTGGTGGTGCTCGACAACTTCCAGACCGGAGGCCGAGCGAACCTGGCCGAGGTCGAGCGCCGAATCGAGATCGTGGTGGGCGACCTGCTCGACGAGTGGTGCGTGCTCGAGGTCTTCCGACGCGTGCGCCCGACGCACGTCTTCAACCTCGTGGGCGAGACGTTCGTGCCGGCGGTGTACGACGCGCCCAAGCGATTCCTGCGCACGAATGTCGAGGGCCACCTCAACCTGCTGATGGCCTGCCGGCAGTTCGACGTCGTACGCGTGGTGCACGCGTCGTCGGCCGAGGTCTACGGCCACCCCGAGCACGGTCCCGTTCGCGAGGACCACCCGCTCGGCGCGGCGAACACGTACGCGGTCACGAAGCTCGCCGCGGACCGCCTCTGCGCGACGATGCACGCCGAGCACGGCGTGCCGGTGTCGATCGCACGGCTGTTCAATGCGTACGGCCCGCGCGAGACCGAGCCCTACGTGATCCCGGAGATCATCGCGCAGCTCCACGCAGGCGGGCCGCTCGTGCTCGGGGACCTCGACGCTCGGCGCGACTACACGTACGTCGAGGACACCGCGCGCGGTCTGCTCGCGCTGATGCGGTCCGAGCTCGGGCCCGGCCGAGCCGTGAACATCGGCTCGAACAGCTCGCACAGCGTGCGCGAGATCGCGGAGATGCTCGCCGTGCTCATGGACCGCCCGCTCGAGCTGCGCGTCGACCCGGCGCGGCTGCGACGCCAGGAGATCGCGCACCTCCAGGCGGACGCGTCGCTGCTGCGCGCGCACGGCTGGGCGCCGCGGGTGCCGTTGCGGGAGGGGCTCGAGCGCACGGTGCGGTGGTTTGCGGACAACGGGCATCGTTGGCCGTGGCAGGACCGCGTCCTCGGGACGTTCGTCTCCCGCAGGGACTGAACGATCACTCGCCGCCGAGGCGTCCCGGCCGATCCGGCGACGGGGGTCTCTGGCGATCGAAGCGCGCGCTCACCGCCGCGCCCAGGTAGTCGCGGCCGCGCACGAGATAGTCCGCCCATCGTGTGATGGTCTTCGACTGACCGGCGTCGCGCGTGCCCGCGGCGTACGGGACCTCGACGATGCGCGCGCCGCGGCGCTTCGCTTGCGTCCACAGATGCACGAAATACTCGCCGTGACGTCCCCGCAGATCCAGGCTCGCGATCAAGGCGCGATCCCCGACGACGAATCCGCTCGTGTAGTCGTGCGCGCCGTCGCCCAGGATCGCGGGGAGCAGCAGGACGTTGAGCGCCCAGCTCAAGAGCACCGGGAGCGCCGCGTCTCGGCTCTCGCGCACGCGGTGCAGTGCGCGCCAGCGATCTCGGGCGCGATCGCCGACCTGTCCCTTGATGCGGCCCCCGCGCGTGAACCGCGAGCCGATCGCGAGGTCCGCGCCCGACGTGACCGCGTCGATCAAGCGACATAGATCGTCGGGTGACATCGTGCCGTCGGCGTCCATCCAGCCGACGAGCGTGCCGCGCGCGCTCCCGATGCCGTCGAGCAGCGATGCCGTGAGCGATCGCGCGCCCCGGCGCGCGATCCATCGCACGCGCGGATCGTTCTCGGCGATCGCGAGCACGCGCTCGCGCGTTCCATCGGTCGATCCATCGTCGACGACGAGGATCTCGTCGGACGGAGCGAGCACGTCGAGGAGCTCCGGGACGAGGTATGAGACGTTCTCCGCCTCGTCGAGCGTCGGAAGGATCAGCGAGAGGCTCGGTCGATCGGCGGTCATGACGTCACACCGCCCGCGCGACGATGCACGCGACGTACGATGCGGACGAAGGCGGCGACTCGATCGCCGGCCAAGCGCCGACGTGCACGAGCTCGAAGCCCCCGCGCGAGAGCGCGATGCGGAGCTCGGGCTCGTCGAAATAGCGCACCACGTGATCCTCGCGCGCGAGCTCGCGGCCGCGATCGTCCTCGAGCGCGTAGTGCACGGTGACGGTGCGTCGAGCGGCGTCCTGGGTGGGCCGCGCGCGCCGCGTGCGCCGTCCGGCGGGCGTCTCGAGCACGAGCGCGCGTTCGACGGGTGGATCGGCGATCACGGCGGGCGCGTGCCACACGTCGGCAACCAGAAGCGCGCCTGCGCGGAGATGTCGTCGTACGTTCGTGAGCGCGCGAGCGAGCGCGTCGTCGTCGGCAAGATAGCCGAGCACCGCGAACATCATGAGCGCCGCGTCGAAGGGAGCGGCGTCGATCGCGAACGTCTCGATGTCTGCGTGCACGAAATCCACGCCGAGGACGCCGGCGTTGCGCGCTGCTGCGATCGCGAGCATCGACGCAGAACGATCGACGCCCGTCACGACGACGCCCGAGCTCGCGAGCGCGCGCGCATGGCGCCCCGTGCCGCATCCGAGATCGAGCACGCGCCGCACCGGCGTCTCGTCGAAGCGTTGGACGACGCGATGGAACGCGGCGACCTCCTCGTCGTACCGCTTGTCCGCGTAGATCGCGTCGTAGAGCTCGGCGTAGCCCGCGCGGAAGACGTTGGAGCGCCGCAGCGCCGCGCGCAGCGCGTCGCACACTCGATCGATCTCCTGCTCGCGGAGCTGCGGCGAAGAGGGAAGGAGGAGCCCGTGTCGCGTGGCGTGCTCGGTGATCGGAAATTGCGCATCGATCACGACGCCGCGATCGCGGAGCGCCGGCTGTTCGTGCATGCCCACGAAGAACCCGCGCGTCTCGATGTTCGATCGCGCGAGCACGCCACGCAGCTCGTCGCTCGCGACGCCATCGACGACCACCGCGGTCATC includes:
- a CDS encoding dTDP-glucose 4,6-dehydratase, whose amino-acid sequence is MSLRERLHSRATRMRHGTVLVAGGAGFVGSQLVRELVADDARVVVLDNFQTGGRANLAEVERRIEIVVGDLLDEWCVLEVFRRVRPTHVFNLVGETFVPAVYDAPKRFLRTNVEGHLNLLMACRQFDVVRVVHASSAEVYGHPEHGPVREDHPLGAANTYAVTKLAADRLCATMHAEHGVPVSIARLFNAYGPRETEPYVIPEIIAQLHAGGPLVLGDLDARRDYTYVEDTARGLLALMRSELGPGRAVNIGSNSSHSVREIAEMLAVLMDRPLELRVDPARLRRQEIAHLQADASLLRAHGWAPRVPLREGLERTVRWFADNGHRWPWQDRVLGTFVSRRD
- a CDS encoding DegT/DnrJ/EryC1/StrS family aminotransferase, whose product is MREYDEHIPVYAPSVTDEDAEAVAMAVRAGTLSGVTRPVREFERGFAAYCGAPAAVAVSSGTAALELALIALRIGPGDEVICPSLTIISCVRAILAVGATPVLVDVDPTTWCIDIGAALARVGPRTRALLAVHLFGHPVDLDPLRDARSAGVVVVEDAAQAIGAEVQVAGAWRRCGGADELAAFSFYANKTITTGEGGMLLGRDAPTIERARDAASLFFGRDDRFRHDEIGHNYRMSGVNAALGLSQLARVAETIARKRAVDDAYRARLADVPQVRFAVAHPRARPVPWMTAVVVDGVASDELRGVLARSNIETRGFFVGMHEQPALRDRGVVIDAQFPITEHATRHGLLLPSSPQLREQEIDRVCDALRAALRRSNVFRAGYAELYDAIYADKRYDEEVAAFHRVVQRFDETPVRRVLDLGCGTGRHARALASSGVVVTGVDRSASMLAIAAARNAGVLGVDFVHADIETFAIDAAPFDAALMMFAVLGYLADDDALARALTNVRRHLRAGALLVADVWHAPAVIADPPVERALVLETPAGRRTRRARPTQDAARRTVTVHYALEDDRGRELAREDHVVRYFDEPELRIALSRGGFELVHVGAWPAIESPPSSASYVACIVARAV
- a CDS encoding B12-binding domain-containing radical SAM protein, which translates into the protein MRTSLNAPASSERRVALVAVDSPWRDPNGTFYSFSYAIEKLRASLRSDPELHDVEVLLLDLCTDDPDAFFEALREFRPTLVGLSTYIWSLDVFTGLVERLRRHDPRVVIVAGGPAARRSVLDLGVYQPLRDRLDAIVPGEGEQTIRDLVRAHREPDWRERVGGLEIPARGLWRRTRNVERPEIDAYASPYQLGQAPLGKTGYIETFRGCPIHCAFCQWGEQKADRVHSSDYLARHLEGLRAADVPNVFFVDAAFNLSPRAFRNLAAAERQVRALRDKIVHGHIYPTHLEEHHLELFDTFAQVQASVGIQSFDEEVLARMQRPFDVDRFERVLKRMRGRLDVDIELIFGLPGDGPESFWRTLERSIELGDTVKIFRCFALPDALLERADTLQIQFDPRSFRITSCEGWDAEQMQREWERVVARASQFARPILNDDWVGFVVDGSRTLRGIPAERTPEVTISRAPVIDVGTRRALGARIGAAASGWNLVGVMEERGGLALELTTPAGAITLHAEPLVEGRRYFAARDRIAYSHRGAVDRTLARELLSVIDGVHADVAPLVARDALE
- a CDS encoding glycosyltransferase, with the protein product MTADRPSLSLILPTLDEAENVSYLVPELLDVLAPSDEILVVDDGSTDGTRERVLAIAENDPRVRWIARRGARSLTASLLDGIGSARGTLVGWMDADGTMSPDDLCRLIDAVTSGADLAIGSRFTRGGRIKGQVGDRARDRWRALHRVRESRDAALPVLLSWALNVLLLPAILGDGAHDYTSGFVVGDRALIASLDLRGRHGEYFVHLWTQAKRRGARIVEVPYAAGTRDAGQSKTITRWADYLVRGRDYLGAAVSARFDRQRPPSPDRPGRLGGE